One Serpentinicella alkaliphila DNA segment encodes these proteins:
- a CDS encoding sugar ABC transporter ATP-binding protein, with the protein MATEYLLQMKDVSKEYSGNRVLKGVNINIKAGEIHGLVGENGAGKSTLMNILFGMPVIHSTGGFGGDILIDGKIANPKSPRESMELGIGMVHQEFMLIPGFSITENIKLNREITKENLFSRILGPKMKTLDLKKMGQDSREALDKLGMSIDEWLPVAGLPVGYMQFIEIAREIDKDNLKLLVFDEPTAVLAESEADRFLKVVRKLSDMGIAILFISHRLDEIIEITDNITVLRDGEVVCNLATKDADVHKIAELMVGRKIENTNMDKTFIEETEDEDCILNIKDLYVDMPGEMVKGLNLNVRRGEILGIGGLGGQGKIGVANGIMGLYPTKGEILKDGKPLPLNQPRKALDSGVAFVTEDRRGVGLLLDDSIEHNIAISALQIKEKFLNKIVGIKMMDEKAVREHALSMIQELDIRCTGPKQLTRRLSGGNQQKVCIARALTLDPDIILVSEPTRGIDIGAKKIVLDLLVKLNKELGMTVIITSSELAELRSISDRIAIVFEGKLEGILAPNASDVDFGLMMAGEYGKEEVS; encoded by the coding sequence TTGGCGACAGAATATTTATTACAGATGAAGGATGTTAGTAAAGAATATTCAGGCAATAGAGTACTAAAGGGCGTTAATATCAATATTAAGGCTGGAGAAATTCATGGTTTAGTAGGAGAGAATGGTGCAGGTAAGTCAACTTTAATGAACATTCTTTTTGGTATGCCAGTTATTCATAGTACAGGTGGCTTTGGCGGAGATATTTTGATTGATGGTAAGATTGCCAATCCTAAATCACCGAGGGAATCGATGGAGTTAGGAATAGGTATGGTACATCAAGAGTTTATGTTAATTCCAGGATTTAGCATTACAGAAAATATTAAGCTAAACCGAGAGATAACTAAAGAGAATTTATTTAGTAGAATATTAGGACCAAAGATGAAAACATTAGATTTAAAAAAAATGGGGCAGGACAGTCGTGAGGCATTAGATAAGCTTGGAATGTCTATTGATGAATGGCTTCCAGTAGCAGGATTACCTGTCGGGTATATGCAGTTTATTGAGATAGCAAGGGAGATTGATAAAGACAATTTAAAGCTATTAGTATTCGATGAGCCTACTGCTGTTTTAGCAGAATCTGAAGCAGATAGATTTTTAAAAGTAGTAAGAAAGCTTTCAGATATGGGTATTGCAATATTGTTTATTTCCCATAGACTAGACGAAATTATAGAAATTACTGATAATATTACTGTGTTAAGAGATGGAGAAGTTGTATGTAATCTAGCTACAAAGGATGCAGATGTCCATAAAATTGCAGAATTGATGGTAGGTAGAAAGATAGAAAACACTAATATGGATAAAACCTTTATAGAGGAAACAGAAGATGAGGATTGTATATTAAATATAAAGGATCTATATGTAGATATGCCTGGAGAGATGGTTAAAGGCTTGAATCTTAATGTTCGTAGAGGAGAGATTCTTGGTATTGGTGGTTTAGGGGGACAAGGCAAAATAGGAGTTGCAAATGGAATAATGGGCCTATACCCTACAAAAGGAGAAATTTTAAAGGATGGTAAACCGTTACCTTTAAATCAACCTAGAAAAGCATTAGACTCTGGAGTTGCCTTTGTGACCGAGGATAGAAGAGGAGTAGGTTTGCTTTTAGATGATTCTATTGAACACAATATTGCTATTTCAGCACTTCAAATAAAGGAAAAATTCTTAAACAAAATAGTCGGTATTAAAATGATGGATGAAAAAGCTGTAAGGGAACATGCTTTAAGTATGATTCAAGAGCTAGATATACGTTGTACTGGACCAAAGCAGTTAACTAGACGCCTTAGTGGGGGTAATCAGCAAAAAGTATGTATAGCTAGAGCGTTAACGTTAGATCCAGATATCATTTTGGTGTCAGAGCCTACGAGGGGAATAGATATTGGTGCAAAAAAGATTGTTCTAGATTTGCTTGTTAAACTTAACAAAGAGCTAGGCATGACAGTAATTATAACATCTAGTGAACTAGCGGAGCTCCGTTCGATTTCTGATAGAATTGCTATTGTCTTTGAAGGGAAGCTGGAAGGTATCTTAGCTCCTAATGCCAGTGATGTAGATTTTGGTTTAATGATGGCTGGAGAATACGGTAAAGAGGAGGTGTCGTAG
- a CDS encoding DUF3798 domain-containing protein, producing the protein MFRKLLALMMICLMVLGLAACGQKPATTPQNASEGFKIGLVTSTVSQNEEEFRAAEEMIARYGVDMIKHVTYPDRFMQEQETTIAQIVALASDPEVKAIVVVQAVPGTAAAIDTIKETRDDIVFVVGNPHEDPDLIAARADVVLDVDQLTRGLTIVENAKKMGAETFVHYSFPRHMSYELLSQRRDILKQTAENLGLKFVEVNAPDPTGDAGIPGTQQFILEDIPRQVATYGKNTVFFGTNCAMMEPMIRTILSEGAIFTEQCCPSPYHAYPGALGIEIPADKAGDVAYMLQQIDSKVDENGNSGRMATWKAPASMAMVRAGVEYGIAYAKGEIEKFDKAAITKYLSQETGGDVVVTELDGLSNFLMFVAELEVF; encoded by the coding sequence ATGTTTAGAAAGCTATTAGCTTTAATGATGATTTGTTTAATGGTACTTGGTTTAGCTGCTTGCGGTCAAAAACCTGCAACTACACCTCAAAATGCAAGTGAAGGTTTTAAAATTGGTTTAGTAACTTCAACTGTTTCTCAAAACGAAGAAGAGTTTAGAGCAGCAGAAGAAATGATAGCTAGATATGGTGTTGATATGATCAAGCACGTTACATATCCAGATAGATTTATGCAAGAGCAGGAAACTACTATAGCTCAAATTGTTGCTTTAGCATCAGATCCAGAAGTTAAAGCAATTGTTGTTGTTCAAGCTGTACCAGGAACAGCAGCAGCTATTGATACAATAAAAGAAACAAGAGATGATATTGTGTTCGTAGTAGGTAATCCTCATGAAGATCCAGATTTAATAGCTGCTCGTGCTGATGTAGTATTAGATGTTGACCAATTAACTCGTGGTTTAACAATCGTAGAAAACGCGAAAAAAATGGGAGCAGAAACTTTTGTACACTATTCTTTCCCAAGACATATGTCTTATGAGCTTTTATCTCAACGTAGAGATATTTTAAAACAAACTGCAGAAAATTTAGGTTTAAAATTTGTTGAAGTAAATGCTCCAGATCCTACAGGTGATGCTGGTATTCCAGGAACACAACAATTTATTTTAGAAGATATTCCAAGACAAGTAGCAACTTATGGAAAGAATACTGTATTCTTTGGAACTAACTGTGCTATGATGGAACCAATGATTCGTACTATTTTAAGTGAAGGTGCAATTTTCACTGAGCAATGTTGTCCTTCACCATACCATGCTTATCCAGGGGCTTTAGGAATCGAAATCCCTGCTGATAAAGCTGGAGATGTGGCTTATATGTTGCAACAAATCGATTCAAAAGTAGATGAAAATGGAAACAGCGGAAGAATGGCTACTTGGAAAGCACCAGCTAGTATGGCGATGGTAAGAGCTGGAGTAGAATATGGTATTGCTTATGCTAAAGGTGAGATTGAGAAATTTGACAAAGCTGCAATAACAAAATACTTATCACAAGAAACTGGCGGAGATGTTGTAGTAACTGAACTAGATGGTCTGTCAAACTTCTTAATGTTTGTTGCTGAGTTAGAAGTATTCTAA
- the wrbA gene encoding NAD(P)H:quinone oxidoreductase — protein sequence MDNVKLAVVYYSMGGTNYQLARWAEEGAKEAGAEVRVLKVPELAPQSSIEKNPVWKAHVEETKEVPVATLNDLEWADAIIFSTPTRYGVMSSQMKQFIDLTGGLWARGKTVNKVVSAMSSAQNPHGGQEATILSLYTVMCHWGAIIVPPGYTDSAIFGAGGNPYGTSVTVGQDGKMIEDVRSAVKHQAIRTVTVAQWVQKGNQ from the coding sequence ATGGATAATGTAAAATTGGCAGTAGTTTATTACAGTATGGGTGGTACAAACTATCAATTAGCTAGATGGGCTGAAGAAGGAGCAAAAGAAGCCGGAGCTGAAGTAAGGGTTTTAAAGGTACCTGAACTTGCTCCACAATCTTCTATTGAAAAAAATCCCGTTTGGAAAGCTCATGTCGAGGAAACAAAAGAGGTTCCAGTGGCAACACTAAATGACTTAGAATGGGCAGATGCAATTATCTTTAGTACCCCAACTAGGTATGGCGTTATGTCATCTCAGATGAAACAGTTTATTGATTTAACTGGCGGACTTTGGGCACGGGGCAAAACTGTAAATAAAGTTGTAAGCGCCATGTCTTCTGCACAAAATCCACATGGGGGGCAGGAAGCAACAATTTTATCACTATATACTGTTATGTGTCACTGGGGGGCAATTATAGTACCTCCTGGCTACACAGATTCAGCCATTTTCGGAGCTGGTGGAAATCCTTATGGAACAAGCGTAACTGTTGGTCAGGATGGCAAGATGATTGAAGATGTGCGGTCAGCTGTTAAACATCAGGCAATACGTACTGTTACAGTAGCTCAATGGGTACAAAAAGGCAATCAATAG
- a CDS encoding 4Fe-4S dicluster domain-containing protein: MSHIVGKSAYKSLEERLNKFPQGAPPSETLYKILTLLFSEKEAAYVAQLPIKPFTIKTAAAIWKTTEGEAGKVLERLASRAILLDMNHNGTQKYVLPPPMAGFFEFSMMRTQNGIDQKLLGELFHQYLNVEEDFVKELFLSTETRLGRVFVQEKVLTKDNEVHILDFERASHIINEASDIGISMCYCRHKMHHVGKECDAPMDICMTFNNTASSLINHNYARRVDRNECTELLHKAYESNLVQCGENVRQGVTFICNCCGCCCEAMIAAKKFGMLHPVQTTGYIPKIDENSCIQCGKCLKVCPIEAVEFLNTKSKTKNERAVKINEEICLGCGICVRACSKKSISLKRRNEKIITPVNSVHRIVLMAIEKGKLQELIFDNQAFGSHRAMAAVLSVILKLPPVKKVMASNQMKSVYLEKLVSKYN; this comes from the coding sequence ATGTCCCATATAGTAGGAAAATCTGCATATAAAAGTTTAGAGGAAAGATTAAACAAATTTCCACAAGGAGCGCCACCATCAGAGACTCTATATAAAATACTTACACTATTATTTAGCGAAAAGGAAGCAGCATATGTAGCCCAATTACCAATAAAACCTTTTACAATTAAAACAGCAGCTGCAATATGGAAAACTACTGAAGGAGAAGCAGGAAAAGTTTTAGAAAGATTAGCAAGCAGAGCAATTCTTTTAGACATGAATCATAATGGTACTCAGAAATATGTTTTACCTCCACCTATGGCAGGTTTTTTTGAGTTTTCGATGATGAGAACACAAAATGGTATTGATCAAAAGCTTTTAGGAGAGCTATTTCATCAGTATTTAAATGTGGAAGAGGATTTTGTGAAGGAACTATTTTTAAGTACAGAAACTAGACTTGGAAGAGTTTTTGTTCAAGAAAAAGTACTAACAAAAGATAATGAAGTTCATATCTTAGATTTCGAAAGAGCAAGCCATATAATTAATGAAGCTAGTGATATTGGTATTAGCATGTGCTACTGCAGACATAAAATGCATCATGTAGGTAAAGAATGTGACGCTCCTATGGACATATGCATGACATTTAATAATACTGCCTCTTCGTTGATAAATCATAATTATGCTAGAAGGGTAGATCGTAATGAATGTACTGAACTCTTACACAAAGCATATGAGAGTAATCTAGTTCAATGTGGAGAAAATGTAAGGCAGGGAGTTACATTTATATGTAACTGCTGTGGCTGCTGTTGTGAGGCTATGATTGCGGCTAAAAAATTTGGCATGTTACATCCTGTTCAAACAACAGGGTATATACCTAAGATAGATGAAAATAGCTGTATCCAATGTGGTAAGTGCCTAAAAGTATGTCCAATAGAAGCTGTAGAATTTTTAAATACTAAGAGTAAAACAAAAAATGAAAGAGCTGTAAAAATTAACGAAGAAATATGCTTAGGTTGTGGTATTTGTGTAAGAGCCTGTTCTAAGAAAAGTATATCCTTAAAGCGAAGAAATGAAAAAATCATAACTCCTGTAAACTCAGTTCATAGAATTGTACTTATGGCAATAGAAAAAGGAAAGCTGCAAGAACTAATTTTTGATAATCAGGCCTTTGGAAGTCATAGAGCTATGGCAGCAGTTTTATCTGTAATATTAAAACTTCCACCTGTTAAAAAAGTTATGGCAAGCAATCAAATGAAATCAGTTTATCTTGAAAAATTAGTTTCTAAATATAATTAA
- a CDS encoding YkvI family membrane protein has translation MNLKSISSRQIAMAFTGSFLGAGFVSGQELMQFFAVFGSFGIIGMFFAILMLFTFSCSVMKIAKRTGITEFDKIIVEKENPWLRAIFGGVFIIFLFGLVVVMIAGAGALLYQLFGIPIILGNALMAICLAIVALYGAKGVLTAFSITVPLLIVAALISSILSFFYFEGKNIVAQPFSGANPLLGNWLFSTIAFVSYNMMAAISILVPIATDVEEEKTIDKGIFQGAVQLIIVFVCILLPLTFNQNILADVELPMLTLAEKIHPLWGTVYAILLFCGMFGSALSCIFGVTIRVKKIKNTNTYMLTPIVAVMAFIGSIAGFKNLIAIFFPVCGYIGFFAMIGILMHFLSLQQKINMGLEE, from the coding sequence TTGAATTTAAAAAGTATATCTTCACGTCAGATTGCAATGGCATTTACGGGGAGCTTCTTAGGAGCTGGTTTTGTATCAGGGCAAGAATTAATGCAGTTTTTTGCGGTATTTGGAAGTTTTGGAATAATAGGAATGTTTTTTGCTATTTTAATGCTATTTACATTTAGCTGTTCTGTTATGAAAATTGCAAAACGAACAGGTATCACTGAGTTTGATAAAATAATTGTAGAAAAAGAAAATCCGTGGCTTAGAGCAATTTTTGGTGGTGTATTTATTATTTTCTTGTTTGGACTTGTAGTTGTTATGATAGCAGGGGCAGGGGCCTTATTATATCAATTGTTTGGAATTCCTATAATTTTGGGAAATGCACTGATGGCAATTTGTCTTGCAATAGTAGCACTTTACGGAGCAAAAGGTGTACTTACTGCTTTTAGTATTACTGTCCCACTATTGATTGTTGCGGCATTGATTTCTAGCATTTTATCGTTTTTTTATTTTGAGGGAAAAAATATAGTTGCACAACCCTTTTCAGGTGCAAATCCTTTGCTTGGAAACTGGCTGTTTTCAACCATTGCCTTTGTGTCATATAATATGATGGCAGCTATCTCCATTTTAGTACCAATTGCCACAGATGTAGAAGAAGAAAAAACTATTGATAAAGGCATTTTTCAGGGGGCGGTACAACTAATAATAGTATTTGTATGTATCCTACTTCCGTTAACATTTAATCAAAACATATTGGCGGACGTTGAGCTTCCTATGCTCACACTAGCTGAAAAAATACATCCCTTATGGGGGACGGTTTATGCAATTCTACTGTTCTGTGGAATGTTCGGAAGTGCATTATCTTGTATTTTTGGTGTAACTATCCGTGTTAAAAAGATCAAGAACACTAACACATACATGCTGACACCTATAGTCGCTGTAATGGCTTTCATAGGAAGCATTGCAGGATTTAAAAACCTCATAGCAATATTTTTTCCTGTTTGTGGCTATATTGGGTTCTTTGCAATGATAGGTATTTTAATGCATTTTTTATCTTTACAACAGAAAATCAATATGGGTCTAGAGGAATAA
- a CDS encoding alpha/beta fold hydrolase: MTYFNTTDGIKIFFEAKGEGKPIVLIHGWSQEHSVYNPQIEGLSKKYKVIAYDLRGHGRSDRPEIGLTLNRFAVDLRELIDYLKLENIVLAGWSMGASTIFEYAKIYGVEKLQGIILFDMTPKFINDDTWNLGLYNGNYKIENALVDLTTMCDNLKDFLEIFFKKVAPYMTDDMLSASIETAMSNTPHILYAMWLAMASNDYRGILGRLTIPAVIAYGTNESLYSPETACFLNSKIPDSKIVPFENCTHLLVRENPKKATEVIEELSQIVFR, translated from the coding sequence ATGACATACTTTAATACAACTGATGGCATAAAAATATTTTTCGAAGCTAAGGGCGAAGGGAAACCTATAGTACTGATACATGGTTGGTCTCAGGAACATTCTGTTTACAATCCACAAATTGAAGGCCTAAGTAAAAAGTATAAGGTTATTGCCTATGATCTTAGAGGCCATGGTAGATCAGACCGGCCTGAAATAGGACTTACTCTTAATCGTTTTGCAGTTGATTTAAGGGAGTTAATTGATTATTTGAAACTTGAAAATATAGTCCTAGCAGGTTGGTCAATGGGTGCATCAACAATTTTTGAATACGCTAAAATCTACGGAGTTGAAAAACTTCAAGGGATAATTCTATTTGACATGACCCCAAAATTTATAAACGATGATACTTGGAATTTAGGGCTATATAATGGGAATTATAAAATTGAAAATGCACTGGTTGACTTAACTACTATGTGCGATAATTTAAAAGACTTTTTAGAAATTTTCTTCAAAAAAGTAGCTCCATATATGACAGATGATATGTTGTCTGCTTCAATAGAAACGGCGATGTCTAACACCCCTCATATTTTGTATGCAATGTGGCTTGCTATGGCCAGTAATGATTATAGAGGAATACTTGGTAGATTAACAATTCCTGCGGTAATCGCCTATGGTACCAATGAATCACTTTATTCCCCAGAGACAGCATGTTTTTTAAATTCAAAAATACCAGATTCGAAAATAGTTCCCTTTGAGAATTGTACACATCTCTTAGTAAGGGAGAATCCAAAAAAAGCAACTGAGGTAATTGAAGAGTTATCTCAAATAGTATTTAGATAG
- a CDS encoding GNAT family N-acetyltransferase has product MNASLFHRLEGNNFYFKKLEISDCIEIHKYASDIDVSRFIGWNLMNNLDETQEYVKEMIRREVAGTHMYASIVLKSTKEIIGNAMVFNFDFMAKHAEIGYVFHKDFWGNSYGTETVGIMTNYLFESLKLHKVHSHVVSGNIGSIRIMEKNGFSLEGRIRDYHFIENVYYDRLCFGKLQNNI; this is encoded by the coding sequence ATGAATGCAAGTTTATTTCATAGACTTGAAGGTAACAATTTCTATTTTAAGAAATTAGAGATAAGTGATTGTATAGAAATACATAAGTATGCTTCGGACATAGATGTTTCACGTTTTATTGGATGGAATCTAATGAATAACTTGGATGAAACCCAGGAGTACGTCAAAGAAATGATCAGACGTGAGGTAGCAGGGACTCATATGTACGCTTCAATAGTTCTTAAATCAACTAAGGAAATTATAGGAAATGCTATGGTTTTTAATTTTGATTTCATGGCAAAGCATGCTGAAATTGGTTATGTTTTTCATAAAGATTTTTGGGGCAATAGTTATGGAACAGAAACTGTGGGGATAATGACTAATTATTTATTTGAGTCACTTAAACTACATAAAGTCCATTCACATGTGGTAAGCGGAAATATTGGTTCAATTAGAATTATGGAAAAGAACGGATTTAGTCTTGAAGGTCGCATAAGAGATTATCATTTTATAGAAAATGTATACTACGACAGACTATGTTTTGGTAAACTTCAAAATAATATATAG
- a CDS encoding DUF2721 domain-containing protein, with the protein MELTLTTPALLFPAISLLMLAYTNRFVVLAQLIRELHTKYRQAPDTILSEQIDNLRSRMKIIRNMQVFGALSFFFCVMSMILMYARTIFLGHIVFGLSLVLLLISLGFLILELQVSINALNIQLQDFDKKDNDNQEQ; encoded by the coding sequence TTGGAACTTACGCTTACAACTCCAGCTTTATTGTTTCCAGCAATATCCCTACTCATGTTGGCATATACGAATAGATTTGTTGTCCTTGCACAGTTGATAAGAGAATTACATACAAAGTATAGGCAAGCGCCAGATACTATTTTAAGCGAGCAAATTGACAATTTAAGAAGTAGAATGAAAATCATAAGGAATATGCAAGTATTCGGTGCTTTAAGCTTTTTCTTTTGTGTAATGAGTATGATTTTAATGTATGCAAGAACCATTTTTTTAGGCCATATAGTATTTGGCTTAAGTTTAGTATTGTTATTGATTTCTTTAGGATTTCTAATACTAGAGTTGCAGGTATCCATTAACGCATTAAATATTCAATTGCAGGATTTTGATAAAAAAGATAATGATAACCAAGAACAGTAA
- a CDS encoding group II intron reverse transcriptase/maturase: MRDRVVQQVIVNIIEPIFDPTFHPSSYGYRPNSQHQAVAKAERFMNKYGLGHVVDMDLSKCFDTLDHEIIIEAISERISDSKVLDLIKKFLKSGVMHRDNFCETEIGSPQGGVISPLISNIYLNQFDQKMMDNGIRIVGFADDILISAKDKKTAGDYKTYATKVLEIELKLKVNDMKTKLTSVNEGVAFLGFVIYKRILTVNSKRIKRFKENIRRITRRNSGRKLEEIIKELNPKLRGWINYYRIANIKGFIVGFMGWLRRRLRMIKMKQWKTYKAMHKEMRKLGIKGNGLKMAVTKWKNSNVHIIHQILPNKYFEELGLIDIGTYEVGLLSNYY, from the coding sequence GTGAGAGATAGAGTAGTACAACAAGTCATTGTAAATATAATAGAACCAATATTTGATCCTACCTTTCATCCATCTAGTTATGGATATAGGCCTAATTCACAACATCAGGCAGTAGCAAAAGCAGAGCGATTTATGAATAAATATGGATTAGGACATGTAGTAGATATGGACTTAAGCAAATGCTTTGACACTCTAGACCATGAAATCATCATAGAAGCAATATCAGAGAGAATAAGTGATAGTAAAGTGCTAGACTTGATTAAGAAATTTCTAAAATCAGGTGTAATGCATAGAGACAATTTTTGCGAAACGGAAATCGGCTCTCCGCAAGGGGGAGTAATCTCTCCATTGATTAGCAACATATACCTTAATCAGTTTGACCAGAAGATGATGGATAATGGCATAAGAATAGTGGGTTTTGCTGATGATATTCTTATCTCTGCAAAAGATAAGAAAACAGCAGGGGATTATAAAACTTATGCTACAAAAGTCTTAGAGATAGAGTTGAAGCTAAAAGTTAATGATATGAAAACTAAACTAACAAGTGTGAATGAAGGAGTAGCCTTTCTAGGATTTGTAATATACAAAAGAATACTTACGGTCAATTCTAAAAGGATAAAGCGTTTTAAAGAAAATATAAGACGAATTACTAGAAGAAACTCAGGGAGAAAACTAGAAGAAATTATTAAAGAGTTAAATCCTAAGCTAAGAGGATGGATAAATTACTATCGAATAGCAAATATTAAAGGATTTATAGTAGGATTTATGGGTTGGCTACGCAGAAGATTAAGAATGATAAAGATGAAACAATGGAAAACCTATAAGGCGATGCATAAAGAAATGAGGAAACTAGGAATCAAAGGAAATGGACTTAAGATGGCTGTAACTAAGTGGAAGAACTCAAACGTTCATATTATACACCAGATATTGCCCAATAAATACTTTGAAGAACTAGGCCTCATAGACATTGGAACATATGAAGTTGGGTTGTTGTCGAATTATTATTAA